Proteins from a single region of Panulirus ornatus isolate Po-2019 chromosome 64, ASM3632096v1, whole genome shotgun sequence:
- the LOC139746225 gene encoding uncharacterized protein isoform X2 has product MPQCHCKMARCESILVKDQLTLAQVSNIWAFSVKEFAGIYASMFKVLAGKLMNKLWRENFFNKKTKKWATAKSPDNEHALNTYILDPNFKLFDAFMNFKKEEMHKLLETLKLKLTREDKDKEGKPLLKVVMETWLPAGDPSSTVIFTISLHHDLGELLMPQCHCKMARCKSILVKDQLTLAQVSNIWAFSLKELAGIYASMFKVLAGKLMNKLYGENFFNKKTKKWATAKS; this is encoded by the exons ATGCCACAGTGTCACTGCAAAAT GGCAAGATGCGAGTCGATCCTAGTAAAGGATCAGTTGACTTTGGCTCAGGTTTCCAATATTTGGGCTTTTTCCGTGAAAGAGTTTGCTGGCATCTATGCTAGTATGTTCAAGGTTCTTGCTGGCAAGCTCATGAACAAGTTGTGGAGAGAGAACTTCTTCAATAAAAAGACCAAAAAATGGGCAACAGCCAAGAGTCCTGACAATGAACATGCCCTCAACACTTACATCCTTGATCCCAATTTCAAGCTATTTGATGCCTTTATGAActttaagaaagaagaaatgcacAAGCTTTTGGAAACATTGAAACTGAAGTTAACAAGAGAAGACAAGGATAAAGAAGGAAAACCTCTTCTTAAGGTTGTGATGGAGACGTGGCTTCCAGCTGGTGATCCCTCTTCCACAGTCATTTTTACAATTTCTCTACACCATGATTTAGGGGAGCTACTGATGCCACAGTGTCACTGCAAAAT GGCAAGATGCAAGTCGATCCTAGTAAAGGATCAGTTGACTTTGGCTCAGGTTTCCAATATTTGGGCTTTTTCCTTGAAAGAGTTAGCTGGCATCTATGCTAGTATGTTTAAGGTTCTTGCTGGCAAGCTCATGAACAAGTTGTATGGAGAGAACTTCTTCAACAAAAAGACCAAAAAATGGGCAACGGCTAAGTCCTGA